From Micromonospora auratinigra:
GCGAGCTGATGGTGCGCCGGGAGGAGCAACCGTGGGAGAGCCGGGCCACGGTGGTGCTGGACACCCGGGTCGTCGGGCACCGGGGCGACGGCCCGACGGCGAGCTTCGAGTGGGCGGTCTCCGCCGCCGCGAGCATCGCCGTGCACCTGCGCCAGGCGGGGTACAAGGTGCGCCTGGTCAGCGGCGACGGCGCCGACGTGGACGCCACCGAGGCGGGTGGCGAGGGCGTCCTGCTGGACCACCTCGCCCAGGTTCGCCTCGACAAGCAGGGCGAGATCACCACGCTGGTGCAGCAGGTCCGGCAGCGGGCCGACGGCGGTCTGATCATCGCGCTCTTCGGCACGTTGAGCACCGCCGAGGCGGAGCTGCTGGCCGGTCTGCGCGGCAACGGCGCCACCTGCGTCGGTTTCCTGCTCGACAGCACGACCTGGCTCAACCTGCCGGCCAAGGCCCGGGCCGAGGCGGAACACGCGCACGGCACCGCCGCGCTCGCCCTGCTCAAGAGCGGGTGGCGGGTGATCGGCGTCGAGCACGGCCACCGGCTGCCGGCGCTCTGGCCGCAGGCGGCCCGGGGCTCGCAGGGGTTCGCGCTGCGGGCGGCGATGGCCGAGACGGTGGCCGGAGGCCGGCGATGACCCGAAGGATGGACCCGTGACCGCGCACCGCAACCTCGGCTTCGTCGCCGCGGCGGCGACCCTGCTGGCCGCCGCGCCGCTGTCGGCGATCTTCCAGCGCTGGACCTGGCTGATCGAGGCGGCCATCGTGGTCGCCGTGGTGGCCGGGGCCGCCGCGCTGAGCCGGCTGGCCCGGGCACCGGTCTGGGGCCAGTTCCTCGCCATGGTGCTCGGCCTGACCCTGGGCCTGACCTGGATCTTCCCCGGCGGCACCGAGCTGTTCGCGTTCGTGCCCACCCCGCAGACCTTCGCCCACTTCGGCGACCTGCTCGGCGCGTCGCTGCAGGACATGCGGGCGTACGGCGTGAAGGTGCCCGACGTCGACTCGCTGCTCTTCCTGACCGTGCTGGGTGTCGGGGGCGTGGCCGTGGTGGTCGACCTGCTGACCGTCGGGCTGCGCCGGCCGGCGCTGGCCGGCCTGCCGATGCTGGCGATCTACTCGGTGCCGGTGGCGGTCTACGTGGACAGCGTCCCGGCCACCCCGTTCGTGGTCGGCGCGGCCGGCTACCTGTGGCTGCTGGTCACCGACAACGTCGACCGGGTACGCCGGTTCGGCCGGCGGTTCACCGGCGAGGGGCGCGACGTCGACGTCTGGGAGGCGTCGCCGCTGGCCGCGGCGGGCCGCCGACTGGCCGTGGTCGGGGTGGCCCTGGCGGTCGCGCTGCCACTGGCGGTGCCGGGAATGACCGAGGGCCTGATGAAGAGCGTCGCCGACGGCACGGGCGACGGCACCGGGCGGCCCGGGCAGGGCGGCAAGCCGGGGCGGATCGACCTGTTCGCCGCCCTCAGCGGTCAGCTCAACCAGTCCGAGGAGACCGAGCTGGTCAAGGTCACCACCAACGAGCCGACCCCGTTCTACCTGCGCCTGGGCGTGGTCGACAAGCTCCAGTCGGGTGGCTTCGAGGCCCGTACGCCGATCGGCCGGTCGGTGACCCGCAGCCTGCCGGACCCGACGGAGCGCCGCCGGGCGGGCGTCGACCAGCAGCGGTACCGGGCCACCGTCGAGGTGACGAAGAACTTCTCGATGCCGCTGCTGCCGGTCTACGCCGAGCCGGTGAAGACCGACGACCTCAGCAGCAGCTGGTCGTACGACCCGAACCAGCAGATCGTCTTCTCCAACCGGGAGAACGCCCGGGGCAAGCGGTACGCGTTCGACTACGTGCGCTCGACGTACAGCCCCGCCGCGCTGCGCGCGGCGCCGTCGCTGGCCGCCGACGACCCGGTGCTGCGCGAGCAGACCTTCACCCTGCCGGTCCCGGCGGTCGACAAGCTGGTCGCCCAGCTCGTCAAGGGCAAGGACAACGACTACGACAAGGTCCGGGCGATCTACGAGCACTTCTCGGTGGAGAACGGCTTCACCTACTCCCTCTCCACCAAGGGGGGCACCACCGGCGACGACATCACCGACTTCCTCACCACCAAGGTCGGCTACTGCCAGCAGTACGCCGCCGCGATGGCCTGGCTGGTCCGGGCGGCCGGCATCCCGGCCCGGGTGGCGGTCGGCTTCACCAACGGCACCAACTCCGGCGGCGGCCGGTACGTGCTGACCAACCGGAACCTGCACGCCTGGACCGAGGTCTACTTCAACGGGGTCGGGTGGGTGCCGTTCGACGCAACCCCGGCGACCAGCGTGCCGGGTTCGGTCCGCTCGTCCTGGGCACCGGACACCGACCAGCAGGAGGACCCGGTGGACAGCCCGAGCGCCGGCCCCACGGCCGGCCCGGACGGTCCCACGCCCGGCCCGAACGGCAACGACCCGAAGGAGAAGAACGGCGACCAGGGCCTGGCCATCGGGGCCGACGGCCCGGACCGGCAGTCACCGGTGTGGCCGTGGTGGACGGCCGGGGTGCTCGCCCTGCTGGCCCTGCTCGCCGTCCCGGCGGTACGCCGTGCCGCGCTGCGCCGGCGTCGCCGCTCCCGGGCCGCCGCGCCGGCGGCCACCGTGCTGGCCGCCGTACCCGGTCCCCGGGGCACGGTCCGGGACGTGAGCGTCGAGGTGGACGTCGAGCGGGCCCGCGCGGACGCCCACGCGGCCTGGGACGAGCTGATCGACACGCTGGTGGACTACCAGGTCCGGGTCGACCGGACGGAGACGCCCCGGGCCACCGCCGAGCGGCTGGTCCGGGAGAGCCTCGCCGAGGACGGCGGGGCGGTCACCGGGGCGCGGCTGCTCGGCCGGGCCGAGGAGCGGGCCCGGTACGCGCGCGACCCGCTCACCGGTGAGGCCCTGCACCCGGCCCTGCGGGCGGTCCGGGGGGCGCTGGCGGCCCGGGCCGACCGGCGGACCCGGATCATGGCGGCCCTGCTGCCGCCGTCGGTGCTGCTGCGCTGGCGGACCGCGGTGGCGGACCGGTCGACCCGGCTGGTCACCACCGGCGGGCAGTTCCGCGACCGGCTGCTGCGCTGGAATCCGCGTCGTCTCCTGGCGGGCCGCCCGGCCCGCTGACGGTACGCCCGTCCCCCGGCGCTCCCCTGGCCGGCGGACGGGCGGCCACCGGCACGTCCCTGTCCTGCGGGGCGTCACCCGCCGCGGGGCACTGCTTGCACGCAGGATCCGGGAAGTAGTGGCCTCGGCCGCTCATCGACGCCACTACTTCCCGGATCCAGCACGATCTTGACGAACTCCGGTCCGGAGAGGACGCGCGGTGACGCGCGGACCAGGAGCGGGGGCACACGGATCAGCGGGCCCAGGACGCGCGGAAGGGCCGACCCACCGGCGCGGAGCAGCGGCCGCGCACCGGGGAGCGACCGGCCGGGCGCGGTCGGTCGCCCCCGGCTCAGCTACGGGCGCTGGTCAGCGGTGCCCTTCCGGGCGCTGCCGCCAGCGGTCCTCCATCCGGTCGAGGAACGAACCCCGCCGGCCGGTCCGGCTGCGGGTGCGACGGCTGGTCGTGCCGCCCACCACGTGCAGGTCGGGCGACTGCGAGCGACGGTGCGACTGCACCGCGAAACCCAGCGAGGCCAGCATGACGACGAAACCCGCCACGGCCACCGGGGTCACCTTGATCACGGCACCGTAAACCAGCAGGGCCAGACCTGCGATGACCACGCCGGCAGCGACGAGCACGCGACGCCGCGCGTGGAAACGCGGGTCGCTGGCGCGCACGGCCGAGGCGAATTTGGGGTCCTCGGCAAGCGACCGCTCGATCTGCTCGAACAGCCGCTGCTCGTGCTCCGAGAGCGGCACGGCACTCCTCCCCGGTCACGTTGGTCGGCCCGGTCGGGCCGACAGACCGTGGCAGCCAACCGGCTGCTTGCCGTCAAGTCTACGAGGGCCCCCGCGCGTCGGAAAGCGGGACGACCTACGGTCGGGCCGGTTTTTCCGCCCGACGTGGATCACGGCGCCCCAGCAGACTGGCCGGACCTATGACGGACCGCCCGAATCGGGCGGCCGCCGCGTCCGCCGCGACCTCCGCCTCCCGCCACCCGCGCTCCGGTTCGCCGAGGGTGAGCTGTCGCGGCGTCTCCGCCGCGGCGGCCAACCCCTCCATCCGTACGCCGACCAGACGAATCGGCTCGGCGGGGGCCAGCACGGTCCAGAGGGCCCAGGCCGTGTCGAACATCTCCCGCGCGGTGTCGGTGGGCACGGTGAGGGTGCGGGAGCGGCTGACCGTGCGGAAGTCGGCGGAGCGCACCTTGAGCGACACCGTCCGCCCGACCTGCCCGGCCGCCCGCAGCCGGGCGCCCACCTTCTCGGCCAGCCCCAGCAGCGCGCGACGGATCTCCGCCGGGTCGGTCACGTCGGCGTCGAAGGTCACCTCGGCGCCGATCGACTTCTCCACGTGCTCCGGGGAGACCCCGCGCGGGTCCCGCCCCCAGGACAGCTCGTGCAGGTGGCCGGCGGCGGCGTCGCCCACCGCCCGGCGCAGCATGCCGAGCGGCGCCTCGGCCAGGTCGCCGACGGTGCGCAGGCCCAGCCGGTGCAGCGCCTCGGCGGACCGCTCCCCCACCCCCCAGAGCGCGGCCACCGGCAGCGGGTGCAGGAACTCCAGCACCCGGCCGACCGGCACCACGAGCAGGCCGTCCGGCTTGGCCCGGGTGGAGCCCAGCTTGGCCACGAACTTGCTCGGCGCCACCCCCACCGAGCAGGTGAGCGACTGCTCCTCGGCGACCCGGCGGCGGATCAACCGGGCGATCCGGGCCGGCGGGCCGAAGAGCCGGCGGGCGCCGGCCACGTCGAGGAACGCCTCGTCCAGGGAGAGCGGCTCGACCAGCGGAGTGACGTCCCGGAAGATCTGCATCACCGCCCGGGAGGCCGCCGTGTACTGGGTGAAGTCGGGGGGCAGGTAGACGCGTCCGGGCAGAGCGCCCGGGCCCGGGCGGTGGGCATGGCGCTGCGCACGCCGTACCGGCGGGCCTCGTAGCTCGCCGAGCTGACCACGCCGCGCGGCCCGATGCCGCCCACCACCACGGGCCGGCCGCGCAGCTCGGGGCGGCGGCGCACCTCCACCGAGGCGAAGAAGGCGTCCATGTCGACGTGCAGGATCGGAC
This genomic window contains:
- a CDS encoding transglutaminase TgpA family protein; translation: MTAHRNLGFVAAAATLLAAAPLSAIFQRWTWLIEAAIVVAVVAGAAALSRLARAPVWGQFLAMVLGLTLGLTWIFPGGTELFAFVPTPQTFAHFGDLLGASLQDMRAYGVKVPDVDSLLFLTVLGVGGVAVVVDLLTVGLRRPALAGLPMLAIYSVPVAVYVDSVPATPFVVGAAGYLWLLVTDNVDRVRRFGRRFTGEGRDVDVWEASPLAAAGRRLAVVGVALAVALPLAVPGMTEGLMKSVADGTGDGTGRPGQGGKPGRIDLFAALSGQLNQSEETELVKVTTNEPTPFYLRLGVVDKLQSGGFEARTPIGRSVTRSLPDPTERRRAGVDQQRYRATVEVTKNFSMPLLPVYAEPVKTDDLSSSWSYDPNQQIVFSNRENARGKRYAFDYVRSTYSPAALRAAPSLAADDPVLREQTFTLPVPAVDKLVAQLVKGKDNDYDKVRAIYEHFSVENGFTYSLSTKGGTTGDDITDFLTTKVGYCQQYAAAMAWLVRAAGIPARVAVGFTNGTNSGGGRYVLTNRNLHAWTEVYFNGVGWVPFDATPATSVPGSVRSSWAPDTDQQEDPVDSPSAGPTAGPDGPTPGPNGNDPKEKNGDQGLAIGADGPDRQSPVWPWWTAGVLALLALLAVPAVRRAALRRRRRSRAAAPAATVLAAVPGPRGTVRDVSVEVDVERARADAHAAWDELIDTLVDYQVRVDRTETPRATAERLVRESLAEDGGAVTGARLLGRAEERARYARDPLTGEALHPALRAVRGALAARADRRTRIMAALLPPSVLLRWRTAVADRSTRLVTTGGQFRDRLLRWNPRRLLAGRPAR
- a CDS encoding DUF3040 domain-containing protein, translating into MPLSEHEQRLFEQIERSLAEDPKFASAVRASDPRFHARRRVLVAAGVVIAGLALLVYGAVIKVTPVAVAGFVVMLASLGFAVQSHRRSQSPDLHVVGGTTSRRTRSRTGRRGSFLDRMEDRWRQRPEGHR
- a CDS encoding DinB/UmuC family translesion DNA polymerase, producing the protein MLRRAVGDAAAGHLHELSWGRDPRGVSPEHVEKSIGAEVTFDADVTDPAEIRRALLGLAEKVGARLRAAGQVGRTVSLKVRSADFRTVSRSRTLTVPTDTAREMFDTAWALWTVLAPAEPIRLVGVRMEGLAAAAETPRQLTLGEPERGWREAEVAADAAAARFGRSVIGPASLLGRRDPRRAEKPARP